In Solanum lycopersicum chromosome 5, SLM_r2.1, the following are encoded in one genomic region:
- the LOC101263516 gene encoding cation/H(+) antiporter 3-like, whose amino-acid sequence MATAAISSVKLTGELPGAVSEKCYAEIPLHSPGIWGLPDASLFLDFNLPLLLLQLALIFFLTQSLHLVLKRIRLPRLISEILAGIILGPTMLGKIPNFTENLFPQSGEIFIDLMSKIGYIFFIFLSGVKMDPKVVLRSGSRAWTVGLLAVILPVASFASFYFGFFSDDANLHRYRQPAAQNIFLIQSLIAFPVVASLLVDLKIMNSELGRLALASSLISDLFSNLGLTIFSTLRIGLLAEITTVISVQSFVLLLGIILLIVFTVRPISLWIIKRTPEGRPVNSIYITWASVCVLLAVILVDNAGLNYQYGPFILGLVIPDGPPLGSTLVDKLETLVSGLLAPLLVTYCGMKVNLVDLYDLVFLNWVWVMVFFCLTVKYASVFLSSLACKVPPKDAAALAFIMTSQGVIQMSFYLNNVINQTVDGETFSMLTASVLLIAALSHFCVGTLYDHTRIYAGYQKRDIQHASSNSELRLLSCAHRFDDVAGVRKILDASFPCKESPLSVYALHLVELAGRASPVLIDHQLGQKNTSGVARSQKMVEVFIAFETQFLGSASTHFFTSMSLPRFMHQDICSLAFDKLASMIILPFHRKWNQQGKIILDSSNLRTINNNVLDLAPCSVGILIDRQKIKRLASQSGNESSMYQVAVVFMGGNDDREALAYAKRMSRSPELQLTVVRFVSWDIDVRENQWDAVLDAEMLKEVRLLGQHQDNIVYREERVKDGAETALIIHAMEEAFDLIMVGRRHRDDLQQLLGLNEWNDLPELGPVGDMLAAAEINRPVSVLVVQQQIVKNK is encoded by the exons atgGCAACAGCGGCGATATCATCAGTGAAATTAACCGGGGAATTACCCGGTGCCGTTAGTGAAAAATGTTATGCTGAAATACCTCTTCATTCACCTGGTATATGGGGTTTACCCGATGCAAGTTTATTCCTCGATTTCAATTTGCCGCTGTTGCTTCTCCAATTAGCCCTCATTTTTTTCCTCACACAGTCCCTTCATTTGGTTCTCAAGCGTATCCGTCTTCCCCGTCTTATCTCTGAGATTTTg GCAGGTATCATACTGGGACCAACAATGTTAGGAAAGATCCCTAACTTTACGGAGAATTTATTCCCACAATCAGGAGAAATTTTCATAGATTTAATGTCGAAAATTGGTTATATCTTCTTTATATTCCTAAGTGGAGTGAAGATGGACCCAAAAGTGGTGTTGAGAAGTGGTTCAAGGGCATGGACAGTAGGATTACTTGCTGTCATTCTACCAGTTGCTTCTTTTGCGAGCTTCTATTTTGGATTCTTTTCAGACGATGCAAATTTGCACAGATATCGACAACCAGCCgcccaaaatattttcttgatacaGAGTTTGATTGCATTTCCTGTGGTTGCATCTCTCCTTGTTGACCTGAAAATCATGAATTCCGAGCTTGGTCGTCTTGCTCTGGCATCAAGTTTGATCAGTGACTTATTTAGTAATCTCGGATTGACTATCTTCTCCACTCTTAGAATTGGATTGTTAGCAGAGATTACGACAGTTATCTCTGTACAGTCTTTCGTTCTACTTCTTGGTATAATCTTGCTTATTGTGTTTACTGTTCGACCTATTTCACTTTGGATTATCAAAAGGACTCCAGAAGGCAGGCCTGTAAATTCCATTTACATTACTTGGGCATCGGTCTGTGTCCTGTTAGCTGTGATTCTTGTTGATAATGCAGGGCTTAATTACCAATATGGTCCTTTTATCTTAGGTCTTGTCATACCAGACGGTCCACCTCTCGGTTCAACATTGGTAGATAAATTAGAAACCTTAGTATCCGGTTTGCTTGCACCGCTTCTGGTTACTTATTGTGGTATGAAAGTAAATCTGGTTGATTTGTATGATCTCGTCTTCCTGAATTGGGTATGGGTTATGGTGTTCTTTTGTCTCACCGTGAAGTACGCATCAGTTTTCCTTTCATCATTGGCCTGCAAGGTTCCACCTAAAGATGCTGCGGCTCTTGCCTTCATTATGACCTCACAAGGTGTTATTCAGATGTCTTTTTACTTGAACAATGTTATTAATCAG ACAGTTGATGGAGAAACCTTTTCGATGCTAACTGCATCTGTATTACTGATAGCTGCACTCTCACATTTCTGCGTTGGAACGCTCTATGATCATACAAGGATATATGCTGGTTATCAGAAAAGAGACATCCAACATGCTTCAAGTAATTCTGAGTTGCGTTTGCTTTCATGTGCTCATCGATTTGATGATGTAGCAGGTGTCCGAAAGATCTTAGATGCTTCTTTTCCATGTAAAGAAAGTCCTTTATCTGTTTACGCGCTCCACTTGGTTGAACTTGCTGGTCGAGCATCCCCAGTTCTAATTGATCATCAGCTTGGACAAAAGAATACTTCTGGTGTTGCTCGATCGCAAAAGATGGTGGAAGTTTTTATAGCATTTGAGACACAGTTCTTGGGATCTGCTAGTACTCATTTCTTCACCTCAATGTCATTGCCAAGGTTCATGCATCAGGACATATGTTCACTTGCATTCGACAAGTTAGCGTCCATGATCATACTCCCGTTTCACAGGAAATGGAATCAGCAGGGGAAGATTATCTTGGACAGCAGTAACTTGAGAACAATCAACAACAATGTACTGGACTTGGCCCCTTGTTCTGTCGGTATCCTAATTGACCGTCAGAAAATAAAACGTCTAGCTAGTCAATCCGGTAATGAGTCATCAATGTATCAAGTGGCCGTGGTTTTCATGGGAGGCAATGATGATCGCGAGGCGTTAGCTTATGCTAAACGTATGTCAAGATCACCTGAACTTCAACTGACTGTGGTTAGATTCGTCTCATGGGACATCGACGTACGTGAAAACCAGTGGGATGCTGTACTTGATGCTGAGATGTTGAAGGAGGTAAGACTTCTAGGTCAGCACCAGGATAACATTGTATACAGAGAGGAAAGAGTTAAAGATGGAGCTGAAACAGCTTTGATCATACATGCTATGGAAGAAGCCTTTGATCTAAtcatggtcggaagacgtcaTCGCGACGATCTACAACAACTATTAGGTCTTAATGAATGGAATGATTTGCCAGAACTTGGACCAGTTGGTGACATGCTTGCTGCTGCAGAGATCAATAGACCAGTTTCAGTCTTGGTGGTGCAACAACAAATTGTTAAGAACAAATGA